A single Cherax quadricarinatus isolate ZL_2023a chromosome 4, ASM3850222v1, whole genome shotgun sequence DNA region contains:
- the LOC128684541 gene encoding ERI1 exoribonuclease 3 isoform X2, which produces MAKRIPQQFEYFLVLDFEATCDDGKKIHPQEIIEFPVLKVNAKTYEVDSQFHHFVKPKHNPKLTDFCMKLTTITQEEVDAGKPFPVVFEEFDKWIQEDVGLNSKFLFVTCGDWDLKTMLPSQCDLENYQVPVYCKTWLNIKKSYAVMTGEYVKGMMPMINGLNLVHIGCLHRGLDLQVMANCDRSNASSALDSWTHMDVVLLQPFNPVLNHHTIEFLILLIFYYY; this is translated from the exons ATGGCAAAGAGAATACCACAGCAATTTGAATATTTTCTTGTGCTTGATTTTGAGGCCACATGCGATGATGGAAAAAAAATTCATCCGCAG GAAATCATTGAATTCCCAGTTCTGAAAGTGAATGCAAAGACCTATGAAGTTGATTCTCAGTTCCACCATTTTGTGAAGCCAAAACATAACCCTAAATTGACTGATTTCTGCATGAAACTCACTACAATAACGCAG GAAGAGGTGGATGCAGGAAAACCGTTTCCCGTTGTCTTTGAAGAATTTGATAAGTGGATACAAGAGGATGTGGGACTGAACTCAAAGTTTCTTTTTGTCACATGTGGAGACTGGGATCTGAAAACTATGCTCCCAAGTCAGTGCGACCTAGAGAACTACCAGGTACCTGTATACTGCAAGACATGGCTCAATATTAAAAAG TCTTATGCAGTGATGACAGGAGAGTACGTCAAAGGCATGATGCCAATGATTAACGGTCTCAACCTTGTTCACATTGGCTGCCTTCATCGAGGTCTTG ATCTACAGGTGATGGCAAACTGTGACAGGTCAAATGCTTCCAGTGCTCTTGACAGTTGGACTCATATGGATGTAGTGTTATTGCAACCCTTCAACCCAGTATTAAACCACCATACCATAGAATTCCtgattttattaatattttattattattaa
- the LOC128684541 gene encoding ERI1 exoribonuclease 3 isoform X3, whose translation MFRNTKRIPLRHFNSRIRLLQSRMAKRIPQQFEYFLVLDFEATCDDGKKIHPQEIIEFPVLKVNAKTYEVDSQFHHFVKPKHNPKLTDFCMKLTTITQEEVDAGKPFPVVFEEFDKWIQEDVGLNSKFLFVTCGDWDLKTMLPSQCDLENYQVPVYCKTWLNIKKSYAVMTGEYVKGMMPMINGLNLVHIGCLHRGLDDCRNIANILRALADQGCKFLPTMAID comes from the exons CGAAGAGGATACCATTACGACATTTCAATTCTCGTATTAGACTACTTCAATCAAGAATGGCAAAGAGAATACCACAGCAATTTGAATATTTTCTTGTGCTTGATTTTGAGGCCACATGCGATGATGGAAAAAAAATTCATCCGCAG GAAATCATTGAATTCCCAGTTCTGAAAGTGAATGCAAAGACCTATGAAGTTGATTCTCAGTTCCACCATTTTGTGAAGCCAAAACATAACCCTAAATTGACTGATTTCTGCATGAAACTCACTACAATAACGCAG GAAGAGGTGGATGCAGGAAAACCGTTTCCCGTTGTCTTTGAAGAATTTGATAAGTGGATACAAGAGGATGTGGGACTGAACTCAAAGTTTCTTTTTGTCACATGTGGAGACTGGGATCTGAAAACTATGCTCCCAAGTCAGTGCGACCTAGAGAACTACCAGGTACCTGTATACTGCAAGACATGGCTCAATATTAAAAAG TCTTATGCAGTGATGACAGGAGAGTACGTCAAAGGCATGATGCCAATGATTAACGGTCTCAACCTTGTTCACATTGGCTGCCTTCATCGAGGTCTTG ATGACTGTCGCAACATTGCCAACATTCTGAGAGCTCTGGCAGACCAAGGCTGCAAGTTCCTACCTACGATGGCCATTGATTAA
- the LOC128684541 gene encoding ERI1 exoribonuclease 3 isoform X1 — protein MFRNTKRIPLRHFNSRIRLLQSRMAKRIPQQFEYFLVLDFEATCDDGKKIHPQEIIEFPVLKVNAKTYEVDSQFHHFVKPKHNPKLTDFCMKLTTITQEEVDAGKPFPVVFEEFDKWIQEDVGLNSKFLFVTCGDWDLKTMLPSQCDLENYQVPVYCKTWLNIKKSYAVMTGEYVKGMMPMINGLNLVHIGCLHRGLDLQVMANCDRSNASSALDSWTHMDVVLLQPFNPVLNHHTIEFLILLIFYYY, from the exons CGAAGAGGATACCATTACGACATTTCAATTCTCGTATTAGACTACTTCAATCAAGAATGGCAAAGAGAATACCACAGCAATTTGAATATTTTCTTGTGCTTGATTTTGAGGCCACATGCGATGATGGAAAAAAAATTCATCCGCAG GAAATCATTGAATTCCCAGTTCTGAAAGTGAATGCAAAGACCTATGAAGTTGATTCTCAGTTCCACCATTTTGTGAAGCCAAAACATAACCCTAAATTGACTGATTTCTGCATGAAACTCACTACAATAACGCAG GAAGAGGTGGATGCAGGAAAACCGTTTCCCGTTGTCTTTGAAGAATTTGATAAGTGGATACAAGAGGATGTGGGACTGAACTCAAAGTTTCTTTTTGTCACATGTGGAGACTGGGATCTGAAAACTATGCTCCCAAGTCAGTGCGACCTAGAGAACTACCAGGTACCTGTATACTGCAAGACATGGCTCAATATTAAAAAG TCTTATGCAGTGATGACAGGAGAGTACGTCAAAGGCATGATGCCAATGATTAACGGTCTCAACCTTGTTCACATTGGCTGCCTTCATCGAGGTCTTG ATCTACAGGTGATGGCAAACTGTGACAGGTCAAATGCTTCCAGTGCTCTTGACAGTTGGACTCATATGGATGTAGTGTTATTGCAACCCTTCAACCCAGTATTAAACCACCATACCATAGAATTCCtgattttattaatattttattattattaa